A single genomic interval of Stigmatella aurantiaca harbors:
- a CDS encoding PTS sugar transporter subunit IIA: MRIAEFLSPQAIIADMQARTKTEVLRELSAALVRAHPNLQEDKLAEVLREREKLGSTGIGEGVAIPHGKLPGMTQLLATFGVSRQGLDFEAIDGKPTHLFFALVAPENSAGVHLKALARISRLFKNPRFRAAILEAPTAADIHALIVQEDARP; this comes from the coding sequence GTGAGAATCGCCGAGTTTCTCAGCCCTCAAGCCATCATCGCGGACATGCAAGCGCGCACCAAAACCGAGGTGTTGCGCGAGCTGAGCGCGGCGCTGGTGCGGGCCCATCCGAACCTCCAGGAGGACAAGCTGGCCGAGGTGCTGCGCGAGCGCGAGAAGCTCGGCTCCACGGGCATTGGCGAGGGGGTGGCCATCCCCCACGGCAAGCTGCCGGGGATGACGCAGCTCCTGGCCACCTTCGGCGTGTCGCGCCAGGGGCTGGACTTCGAGGCGATCGACGGCAAGCCCACGCACCTGTTCTTCGCCCTGGTGGCGCCCGAGAACAGCGCGGGGGTCCACCTCAAGGCCCTGGCGCGCATCTCCCGGCTCTTCAAGAATCCCCGCTTCCGGGCGGCCATCCTGGAGGCGCCCACCGCGGCGGACATTCACGCCCTCATCGTCCAGGAAGACGCGCGCCCCTGA
- the dtd gene encoding D-aminoacyl-tRNA deacylase, which yields MRAVVQRVLEASVSVGGERVSQIGPGLLVLLGVGKGDSEADVPWMVEKLATMRIFEDADEKMNLSLEDTHRQLIVVSQFTLYGDTRKGRRPSFTEALEPARAKVLYERVCEGLRARGLTVGTGVFAADMKVALVNDGPVTLLVETPGPAVPAPAP from the coding sequence ATGCGGGCAGTGGTGCAACGGGTGCTCGAGGCATCCGTCTCGGTGGGCGGGGAGCGGGTCAGCCAGATCGGCCCCGGGTTGTTGGTGTTGCTAGGGGTGGGCAAGGGGGACTCGGAGGCGGACGTGCCCTGGATGGTGGAGAAGCTGGCCACCATGCGCATCTTCGAGGATGCGGACGAGAAGATGAACCTGTCGCTGGAGGACACCCACCGGCAGCTCATCGTCGTCAGCCAGTTCACCCTCTATGGGGACACGCGCAAGGGCCGGCGGCCCAGCTTCACCGAGGCCCTGGAGCCCGCCCGGGCCAAGGTGCTCTACGAGCGCGTGTGCGAGGGGCTCCGGGCGCGCGGGCTCACGGTGGGCACCGGCGTCTTCGCCGCGGACATGAAGGTGGCGCTCGTCAACGATGGCCCCGTCACCCTGCTGGTGGAGACCCCGGGTCCGGCCGTCCCCGCCCCGGCGCCCTGA